Within the Bacillus pumilus genome, the region ATTTGCTCATCACACATTATAAACATTTTTATATCGTTTTTAAACTCTTTTTCACTAAATTAACGAAAGGTACGATTGAGATTCGCCATTTCAATGGCAGCTGCAGCCGATTCGCTGCCTTTATTTCCAGCTTTTGTGCCGGCTCTTTCAATAGCTTGTTCAATGGATTCTGTTGTTAGTACACCGAAGATAATCGGTACCCCTGTTGACATAGCACTTTGAGCAATTCCTTTAGCAGCTTCATTACAAACATAATCGTAGTGAGTTGTTGCGCCTCGGATTACTGTTCCTAGTGTAATGACAGCATCATATTTCTCTGTTTCAGCTAGTTTTTTTGCCATATACGGAATTTCAAAAGCACCCGGTACCCACACGACATCAATATCGTCACCGTTTGCTCCGTGTCTGAGCAATGTATCTTCTGCTCCGTCAAGCAATTTACTTGTAATAAAGTCATTAAATCTCGCGACGACAATTGCAAATTTTAGTCCTTCTGCTACTACATGCCCTTGTATTGTATTCATATGTTGATCATCCTTTTTTTGTGATTTTTATTTTGTTTCGATCGTTGCTGTGTCTTTATGATGTAAATAGGTCTGCAATGCTTCTATTGTCAGCATCTTTAGCCCGTGCTGTTTTTGGATATCTTTTAATTCTGGAACACGCGCCATTGAGCCATCTACATTCATAATTTCACATATGACACCCGCCGGCTGTGAACCTGCCAGTTTCGCAAGATCTACCGCCGCCTCTGTATGACCTGGTCTTTCCAGTACGCCGCCTTCTTTTGCAATGAGCGGAAATACATGACCTGGGCGGGCAAATTCTTCTGGTGTCGCGTCTTTATTTAACATGGCAAGCATGGTCGTAGAGCGCTCAAAAGCACTAATACCAGTCGTCGTTGTCACATGATCGATGCTCACTGTAAAAGCTGTATGGTGTGCATCTGTATTTTGTTCTACCATTGGATGCAGGTTTAGGTGTTTGGCAATCGACGCATGGACCGGCGTACAAATGAGGCCTCTTCCATGTAAAGCCATAAAGTTAATCACTTCAGGCGTGGCATGCTCAGCAAGTGCCACAAAATCTCCTTCGTTTTCTCTGTCTTCATCATCTACTACGATAATGATTTCTCCTTCTTTCAAAGCTTTTACTGCTTCTTCTACTGATTGATACATACAATCGCCTCCTAGAATCCGTGCTCTTTTAAAAATGATGGGGTCAATCGGGATGGCTGCTTTTCGCCTTTTTCTTTTGTTAAGAAGCGATAAATATATTTACCGATCATGTCACACTCTATATTCACAATCTCCCCCATAGATTTAGTCGGGAAAATAGTTCCTTCAAGCGTATGAGGAATAATAGAGACTGTGACGTGTGAATCTCGCAAATCGAAAATAGTTAAGCTGACACCATCTATTGCGATCGAACCCTTTTGTGTGAGCATATCTGTGAGGGTCTTGTCCATCTCTAAATCATAGTAAATGGCATTACTTTTCTTTTCTATTCGGGTAATGACTGCCGTCCCGTCAACATGGCCTGAGACAAAATGACCGCCGAATCGCCCATTCGAGGACATAGCCCGCTCTAAATTCACTGGACTGCCTGATGTCAGCTGATCCAGTGATGTCGCTTTGACTGTCTCTGGCATCACATCTGCTGCGAACTGTGCTTTTGTAAAGCTTGTGACAGTAAGACATACACCATTAATCGCAATACTATCTCCAAGGTGAACATCTTCTAGCACATGGCTACACTGAATGACAATTTCCATGGCATCTGCTGACTTTTTACTTAATGATTGAACGGTGCCTACTTCTTCAATTATCCCCGTAAACATGTGATCCTCCCTTTCTTTTCATTTGTATTTCTCACTTTATAAAAAAGCGATGTTAGGGACATGTGATCGATTGAACACCTTCGTCGCTTTTTATGGTCCATACAAGGTAGATGAGGGATCACCTAATAAACACTGCATGCCAGTCTATTCACTACATGTACATACAGAAAGCCCCGGAAAAATTCCGGGGCTGTGGCTTTTTTGCATCAGAAATAAAACTATGATTAACAAATATTTTTCGTTCATAGCTTTCTTTATCCTTCTCCCATCCAGACTTTCACTGTCGGCTTCAGCTTTTCACTGAATCAACCGTTAATAAAATTAACGGGTCACGGGCTGTAAAGCATTTGCTTTATTACCGTCGGTCGGGATTTTCACCCTGCCCCGAAGGATACAATCGATATTTAGCTGTCCTTAGGGGTTATTATAGCGATCCTCGTTGTCAAATGCAACAATCAAGATTTCTCACAAAAAAGCCTCCTTATAGGAAAGGAGACTTGTTAATTAACGACTTTTACTACTTTTATAAGACCATCTATTCTTTTTTCATTACTAAAGTAGGCTTTAATACGATCACCTTTCTTCAAGTCAGCCACATCATCTTCAAATTTCTTCCCACTAAAAATGATTTTTGTGCCGTTTTTTGCTTGACCGTAATACTCATCACCGTCAATTTTCGTAATGGTATATTCATAGATGGTATAATCTTTATCATTATTTGTTAAGCTTTCACCAATGGCTGTTGGCACATCTTCAATTTTCATGCCATTCATGTATAAATATCCTGCGCCTAAACAAAGCAGTAAAACAAATAAGATGGCCATTTTTAATTTAATTTTCCCCATGTTTAGAACCTCCATCATCTGCACTTCGCCTATTTGTATGTTTTATTCCTTCTTTTGATGAAATAAAACCAAAAAAGCTGATTTCCATTAATGGTTACTTATATAACGATTGAGATGGACCTTTGGTTCCACCTTTTCATCATTACATATGATACGAATATGCGTTCTTTGTTAAGGGGGTCTCTTTTCTCTTTATCAGTTAGCAAGGCGTACATCATTGATGATCATCTTTTTTCGAGTGCGAATAAATCTTCCTCTAACAATTGCGATCTCTGAACAGCGATGTTCCGGCTATCACGAACCCCTTGATTATAATAATAGCTTCCAAGGTTTTTTGTGATAAATTCTAGTATATTGATGGCTGCTAATTCACCAATTTCTTCTTCTCGTTCTTCGGCAAAGAAACGCTGAATGGCAATCATCATTTGATTTTTTTCTTCTTTTGTTAAAGGTTTCAAATTATCTCCTGCTTTCTTTCAGCATGATCACGCTTTTTTGATTTGTACTGGCAATGTGGTGACACCCACAAATGCGAATGTTTGTTCTCTTATCATATCACAATATCGGGTTTTGTGCATCACTGTCCTAAAAGAAAAAGCGTATTTTGACATTGAGTTCAAAATACGCTATCGCTCTTATTGAAGGAGGATATCATAGTATGTTGGCCATTTTATTTTAATATGGAAAGTATCGTCGCTACAGAATGATCTACAAATGAACGCTCTGGACGAGATTTCATGAGGACGGTCAGTCCAATAAAAGAAACGACCAGTGTTTGTGCTAAAGCTTTCGCATTCAGGCTGCTTTTGAGCTCACCTAAATGAATACCTTGAACAATTCTTTCTTCAAATATGACGGAAAGATACATCTGATGCTCTCTTGTAAGAATTTCAAATTTCTCTTCGTGTGGCGCAAGTTCCACTATTGTATTGATACAAAAACATCCTTTACTCGGACCCTCTCTATATTCCTCTTCTACTAAATCTGCAAATAATGCATGAAATGCTTCTTTGACAGAAAGATTGTTTTGAAGTTTTGTTCGAATATGGGCAGCATGATGCTTTGTATATTTTCGTAATGCGGCCTCAAATAATTCCTCTTTATCTCCAAACGCTGAGTATAAACTTGGTCGCTGTATTCCCATTTTTTCAGTCAAATCGCTTAATGTAGTAGCCCTATACCCCTTTTCCCAAAAAAGCATCATTGCCTCATCCAACGCTTTTTCCTTGTCAAATTCCCGTTGTCGAACCATCAGTAATTCCTCATTTCAACAATAAAATTTTTCACAAAGTCAGCCATCTATATATTAATCTTTATTTTAATTACCAATCGGTACATTATCATTTTATTTTATCGAATTACTATTGTCAAATTGCCTTCCTCTTTCAAGATAAAAGTATTGACTTTAAAATGTTTTGATGGTTATTCTAAACAAGAATCATAATATACTGACCAGTATATTATACCTTTCAGTACAAAAGGAGACGATGAA harbors:
- the ribE gene encoding riboflavin synthase, with amino-acid sequence MFTGIIEEVGTVQSLSKKSADAMEIVIQCSHVLEDVHLGDSIAINGVCLTVTSFTKAQFAADVMPETVKATSLDQLTSGSPVNLERAMSSNGRFGGHFVSGHVDGTAVITRIEKKSNAIYYDLEMDKTLTDMLTQKGSIAIDGVSLTIFDLRDSHVTVSIIPHTLEGTIFPTKSMGEIVNIECDMIGKYIYRFLTKEKGEKQPSRLTPSFLKEHGF
- a CDS encoding DUF2164 domain-containing protein, with product MKPLTKEEKNQMMIAIQRFFAEEREEEIGELAAINILEFITKNLGSYYYNQGVRDSRNIAVQRSQLLEEDLFALEKR
- the ribE gene encoding 6,7-dimethyl-8-ribityllumazine synthase, which produces MNTIQGHVVAEGLKFAIVVARFNDFITSKLLDGAEDTLLRHGANGDDIDVVWVPGAFEIPYMAKKLAETEKYDAVITLGTVIRGATTHYDYVCNEAAKGIAQSAMSTGVPIIFGVLTTESIEQAIERAGTKAGNKGSESAAAAIEMANLNRTFR
- a CDS encoding TetR/AcrR family transcriptional regulator, coding for MVRQREFDKEKALDEAMMLFWEKGYRATTLSDLTEKMGIQRPSLYSAFGDKEELFEAALRKYTKHHAAHIRTKLQNNLSVKEAFHALFADLVEEEYREGPSKGCFCINTIVELAPHEEKFEILTREHQMYLSVIFEERIVQGIHLGELKSSLNAKALAQTLVVSFIGLTVLMKSRPERSFVDHSVATILSILK